The following are encoded in a window of Brevibacillus sp. DP1.3A genomic DNA:
- a CDS encoding DUF805 domain-containing protein, giving the protein MHWYTSVLKQYVAFTGRARRQEYWMFTLFNIIVSMVIALVDYLIGTGSILGMIYSLAVLLPSLSVTARRLHDTGRSGWWILISLIPFIGAIILLVFLCQDSQGDNKYGANPKTSQSF; this is encoded by the coding sequence ATGCATTGGTATACAAGTGTGTTAAAGCAATACGTTGCTTTTACAGGAAGAGCTAGACGTCAAGAATATTGGATGTTCACTTTGTTCAACATCATCGTATCTATGGTAATTGCTCTCGTAGACTATTTAATTGGTACAGGATCAATTTTGGGCATGATCTATTCATTGGCTGTTTTACTGCCTAGTTTGAGCGTAACTGCACGCCGATTGCACGATACTGGAAGAAGCGGTTGGTGGATCCTTATCTCGTTAATTCCTTTTATCGGTGCCATTATTTTGCTCGTATTCTTGTGCCAAGACAGCCAAGGAGACAACAAATACGGTGCGAATCCAAAAACTTCGCAATCCTTCTAA